Proteins encoded by one window of Xiphophorus couchianus chromosome 13, X_couchianus-1.0, whole genome shotgun sequence:
- the LOC114156677 gene encoding hepatoma-derived growth factor → MPRSNRQKEYKPGDLVFAKMKGYPHWPARIDELPEGAVKSPSNKYQVFFFGTHETAFLGAKDLFPYEECKEKFGKTNKRKGFAEGLWEIENNPTVTHEDYESAKNENSSDATGDIGGAEKANTEGNSDEEEGTLVIDEKNDRGGTKRKAEESTEESPKRPKITEEEGEKPNTEAKLNDVEGTKATAPSSQSESKPEGQEKAPAEAKLIAEKPVRDSA, encoded by the exons ATGCCGAGATCCAACAGGCAAAAGGAATACAAACCTGGAGACCTGGTGTTTGCTAAAATGAAGGGGTATCCACACTGGCCTGCGAGG ATTGATGAACTACCCGAAGGAGCTGTGAAGTCGCCCTCAAACAAGTACCAGGTGTTCTTCTTTGGGACACATGAGAC GGCTTTCCTGGGGGCCAAGGATCTTTTCCCATATGAGGAATGCAAGGAGAAATTTGGAAAGACCAACAAGAGGAAAGGCTTTGCTGAGGGACTCTGGGAAATTGAGAACAACCCCACTGTCACTCACGAAGACTACGAG TCGGCAAAGAATGAGAACTCATCGGATGCTACTGGAGACATAGGCGGCGCAGAGAAAGCCAACACCGAGGGCAACAGTGACGAAGAGGAGGGGACTCTGGTCATCGACGAGAAGAACGATAGGGGAGGGACTAAACGCAAAGCAGAGGAGTCCACAGAG GAATCTCCCAAGCGGCCAAAGATTACAGAGGAAGAAGGCGAAAAGCCCAATACAGAGGCCAAGCTTAATGATGTGGAAGGAACCAAGGCAACAGCGCCTTCCTCACAGAGCGAGTCGAAACCAGAAGGCCAGGAGAAAGCTCCAGCAGAGGCCAAGCTAATAGCAGAAAAG CCAGTAAGAGACAGCGCTTAA
- the mrpl24 gene encoding large ribosomal subunit protein uL24m — MRLTALLSMAARVVVPKDYRYGTNRPWTEAAKRMNPPGKKRRKVFVEPIEAEDWTVLKGDMVEILAGKDKGKQGKVTQVFRRRNWVILDGLNTHFRYVGKAGDYPGTYIASEAPLLIRDVALIDPSDRKPTQIEWKYTEEGERVRVSSRTGRIIPKPVVERRDGIVPQQWKDGPKDTSPEDTLEKSYVPSLKTLEEEVMEKLGIQEHRRHQKSYWY; from the exons ATGAGGCTGACCGCTCTCCTCTCGATGGCAGCCCGGGTTGTAGTGCCTAAAGATTACCGCTACGGTACCAATAGGCCCTGGACGGAGGCTGCTAAGAGGATGAATCCTCCgggaaagaagaggaggaaggtgTTCGTAGAGCCGATAGAGGCAGAAGACTGGACCGTACTGAAGGGGGACATG GTTGAGATTCTTGCTGGTAAAGATAAAGGCAAACAGGGAAAGGTGACGCAAGTCTTTAGGCGCAGAAACTGGGTCATCTTGGACGGACTGAACACG catttCAGGTATGTGGGGAAAGCCGGGGATTACCCTGGGACTTACATTGCCAGCGAGGCTCCTTTGCTGATCCGTGATGTCGCCCTCATTGACCCCTCAGACAG GAAGCCCACTCAGATTGAGTGGAAGTACACAGAAGAAGGCGAGAGGGTGAGAGTGTCCAGCAGGACGGGACGAATCATCCCCAAACCGGTGGTGGAGCGACGAGACGGCATCGTGCCTCAGCAGTGGAAAG ACGGGCCCAAAGACACCAGTCCTGAAGACACGCTTGAAAAATCGTACGTTCCATCTCTGAAAACCCTGGAAGAGGAGGTCATGGAGAAACTGGGTATTCAGGAGCACAGGAGGCACCAGAAGTCCTACTGGTACTGA